The following are from one region of the Stanieria cyanosphaera PCC 7437 genome:
- a CDS encoding ribonuclease D: protein MSMNNFQVCERDLDDTTLERYLSADAVAVDTETMGLVLGRDRLCLVQICDPSGYVTAIRIALGQTEAPNLKKLLEAEQITKIFHYARFDVAQFEYTFGIKTKPIFCTKIASKLARTYTSNHGLKNLVLELTGVELDKTAQSSDWGNAQNLSAKQLSYAANDVRYLYELREKLIEMLKREDRFELAEQCFQFIPVLVALDIQRYENIFEH, encoded by the coding sequence ATGAGTATGAATAATTTTCAAGTTTGTGAACGGGATCTCGATGATACTACTTTAGAACGTTACTTGAGTGCTGATGCGGTCGCTGTTGATACAGAAACGATGGGATTGGTATTAGGACGCGATCGCTTGTGTTTAGTACAAATATGTGATCCTAGTGGTTATGTTACGGCAATTCGGATTGCTTTGGGGCAAACAGAAGCTCCTAATTTAAAGAAGTTATTGGAAGCAGAACAGATTACCAAAATTTTTCATTATGCTCGGTTTGATGTTGCTCAATTTGAATATACTTTTGGAATCAAAACTAAACCGATTTTTTGTACCAAAATTGCCAGCAAATTAGCTCGTACTTATACTTCTAATCATGGTTTAAAAAACTTAGTTTTGGAATTAACAGGCGTAGAATTAGATAAAACTGCTCAAAGTTCTGATTGGGGTAATGCTCAAAATCTATCAGCTAAACAACTTAGTTATGCTGCTAATGATGTACGTTATTTATACGAATTAAGAGAAAAATTAATTGAAATGTTAAAGCGAGAAGATCGTTTTGAGTTAGCAGAACAATGTTTCCAGTTTATTCCCGTATTGGTTGCATTAGATATTCAACGCTACGAAAATATTTTTGAACATTAA
- a CDS encoding phycobilisome linker polypeptide — MAITTAASRLGVSAFNETNPVELRPNWSNEDAKVAIRAAYRQVLGNDHIMACERLTSAESLLCNGSITVREFVRAIAKSELYKTKFFYNNYHPRSIELNFKHLLGRAPYDESEIIDHLDRYQNEGFEADIDSYIDSDEYTQNFGDNVVPYYRGFNTQKGQKTVGFTRMFQLYQGYANSDRAQGNSGSPRLTYELARNLATPVRNAQIGFALAGTTADEQGKTYRLRVSQAAKGRSPQLRRSINEYVVPYDRLSATLQKLNKSGCQVLSITKA, encoded by the coding sequence GTGGCAATTACTACAGCAGCATCTCGTCTAGGAGTTTCCGCCTTCAATGAAACTAATCCTGTTGAACTGCGCCCCAACTGGAGTAACGAAGATGCTAAAGTTGCGATTAGGGCAGCGTACCGACAAGTTTTAGGCAACGATCATATTATGGCGTGCGAACGTCTAACTAGTGCAGAGTCTCTCTTGTGCAATGGTTCGATTACAGTAAGAGAATTTGTTAGAGCCATTGCCAAATCAGAATTATACAAAACAAAATTTTTCTACAACAATTATCATCCTCGTTCGATTGAGTTAAACTTCAAACACTTGCTCGGTCGCGCTCCCTACGATGAATCTGAGATTATTGATCATCTTGATCGCTATCAAAATGAAGGTTTTGAAGCAGATATTGATTCTTATATTGATAGTGACGAATACACTCAAAACTTTGGTGATAACGTTGTTCCCTATTATCGCGGTTTTAACACACAAAAAGGTCAAAAAACCGTCGGTTTTACGCGGATGTTTCAACTTTATCAAGGCTATGCCAATAGCGATCGCGCTCAAGGTAATAGTGGTAGTCCCCGTCTAACTTACGAATTAGCTCGTAATTTGGCAACTCCAGTACGTAATGCCCAGATCGGTTTCGCACTTGCTGGTACAACTGCCGATGAACAAGGAAAAACCTATCGTTTAAGAGTATCTCAAGCAGCAAAAGGACGTTCACCTCAACTGCGACGCAGTATTAACGAATACGTAGTTCCTTATGATAGGCTTTCAGCTACTTTACAAAAATTAAATAAAAGTGGCTGCCAGGTTCTCAGCATTACTAAAGCTTAG
- a CDS encoding CAP domain-containing protein: MLRLRQENLIFFESIKLAQNDYVSELEQSVHQQINQYRQSINLPPLQLNSLISEQARMHSQDMAEGKVPLSHEGFEQRAKAIENSIDYSRVAENVAYNQGYSDPVTQAVQGWIDSPGHRQNIEGNYNLTGIGVVKNDRGEYYFTQIFVLQR, encoded by the coding sequence CTGCTTCGACTTCGTCAAGAAAATTTGATTTTTTTTGAATCTATTAAACTTGCTCAGAATGATTATGTCAGCGAGTTGGAACAATCAGTACATCAACAAATTAATCAATATCGTCAGTCTATTAATTTGCCACCGCTACAACTAAATTCTTTAATTAGCGAGCAAGCAAGAATGCACAGTCAAGATATGGCGGAAGGAAAAGTACCTTTGAGTCATGAGGGTTTTGAACAACGAGCAAAAGCTATTGAAAACTCGATTGATTATAGTCGTGTTGCTGAAAATGTCGCTTACAATCAAGGTTATAGCGATCCTGTGACTCAAGCAGTGCAAGGTTGGATCGATAGTCCTGGTCACCGTCAAAATATTGAAGGTAACTATAATTTAACTGGAATTGGTGTGGTAAAAAACGATCGCGGTGAATATTATTTTACGCAAATATTTGTTTTACAACGTTAA
- the trpB gene encoding tryptophan synthase subunit beta — protein sequence MTTTPLSPNQSTTQLPDQFGRFGIYGGKYVPETLMPALAELETAYDRYKNDPGFQQQLQALLKDYVGRPSPLYFAERLTQHYAKPDGTGAQIYFKREDLNHTGAHKINNAIAQALLAIRMGKKRIIAETGAGQHGVATATVCARFGLECVVYMGVQDIERQKLNVFRMRLLGATVQPVSAGTGTLKDATSEAIRDWVTNVETTHYILGSVAGPHPYPMMVRDFHGIIGTETRLQCQEKWGGLPDILIACVGGGSNAMGLFYEFVKEPSVRLIGVEAAGESIDSGKHAATLTKGSPGVLHGAMSYLLQDTDGQVVEAHSISAGLDYPGVGPEHSYLKDSDRAEYYSVTDDEAVEAFQRVSQLEGIIPALETSHAFAYLEKLCPQLEGSPRLVINCSGRGDKDVQTVAKYLGNFEL from the coding sequence ATGACAACTACACCTCTTTCTCCCAATCAATCAACTACTCAACTTCCCGATCAATTTGGACGTTTTGGTATTTATGGCGGTAAGTATGTCCCAGAAACTTTAATGCCAGCTTTGGCAGAGTTAGAAACAGCTTATGATCGCTACAAAAATGATCCTGGATTTCAACAACAATTACAAGCTTTATTAAAAGATTACGTTGGTCGTCCTAGTCCACTTTATTTTGCAGAACGCCTAACTCAACATTATGCTAAACCAGATGGTACGGGCGCGCAAATTTATTTTAAACGGGAAGATTTGAATCATACGGGAGCGCACAAAATTAACAACGCTATTGCTCAAGCTTTATTGGCAATTCGCATGGGTAAAAAGCGAATTATTGCCGAAACAGGTGCAGGACAACATGGAGTTGCTACAGCTACAGTATGCGCTCGTTTTGGTTTAGAATGTGTAGTTTATATGGGCGTACAGGATATTGAACGCCAAAAGTTAAATGTGTTTCGGATGCGTTTGTTGGGTGCGACAGTACAACCAGTCTCAGCAGGAACTGGCACACTTAAAGATGCGACTTCAGAAGCAATTCGAGATTGGGTTACTAATGTAGAGACTACTCATTATATTCTTGGTTCTGTTGCTGGTCCTCATCCTTATCCGATGATGGTAAGAGATTTTCACGGGATAATTGGTACAGAAACTCGTCTGCAATGTCAGGAAAAATGGGGTGGTTTACCTGATATCCTGATCGCTTGTGTCGGTGGTGGTTCTAATGCTATGGGATTATTTTATGAATTTGTCAAAGAACCAAGCGTAAGATTGATTGGGGTTGAAGCAGCAGGAGAAAGTATTGATTCTGGTAAACACGCTGCTACTTTAACCAAGGGTAGTCCAGGAGTTTTGCATGGAGCAATGAGTTATTTATTGCAAGATACCGACGGACAAGTGGTAGAAGCTCATTCGATTAGTGCGGGATTAGATTACCCTGGTGTAGGACCAGAACATAGTTATCTCAAAGATAGCGATCGCGCTGAATATTATAGTGTAACTGATGACGAAGCAGTAGAAGCTTTTCAACGTGTATCTCAGTTAGAAGGAATTATTCCTGCTCTAGAAACTTCTCACGCTTTTGCTTATTTAGAAAAGTTATGTCCTCAATTAGAAGGTAGTCCTCGTCTAGTAATCAATTGTTCTGGTCGAGGTGACAAAGATGTCCAAACTGTAGCTAAATATTTGGGTAATTTTGAGCTTTGA
- a CDS encoding phycocyanobilin:ferredoxin oxidoreductase, with translation MVATIQSSLRERQHYLIHQLANCIEEHWQQYLTLSPYQIPEDLGYVEGNLEGEKLIIENRCYQTPEFRKLHLELARVGDRLDILHCVMFPRTNYPLPIFGVDLVGSQGQIGAAIVDLSPGNTKGILAQNYQQVLAALPAVQFSQPRQLPAWGDIFSEFCLFVRPINSQEEALFLKQVNHFLTLHCQIAITTPAVSSPVQQREILKGHHYYCTKQQQNDKTRRVLEKSLGKAWTDRYMTTMLFDAP, from the coding sequence ATGGTTGCTACTATTCAATCTTCTCTCAGAGAACGCCAGCACTATTTAATTCATCAATTAGCCAATTGTATTGAAGAACATTGGCAACAATACCTTACTTTATCTCCTTACCAGATACCAGAAGACCTTGGTTATGTTGAGGGAAATTTAGAAGGAGAAAAACTAATTATCGAAAATCGCTGTTATCAAACTCCCGAATTTCGCAAGTTACATTTGGAGTTAGCTAGAGTAGGCGATCGCTTAGATATTCTTCATTGTGTCATGTTTCCTCGTACCAATTATCCCCTACCTATTTTTGGAGTAGATTTAGTAGGCAGTCAAGGTCAAATTGGTGCTGCGATCGTCGATCTTTCTCCTGGAAATACTAAGGGTATTTTAGCTCAAAACTATCAACAAGTTTTAGCTGCTCTTCCTGCAGTTCAATTTTCCCAACCTCGGCAATTACCTGCTTGGGGAGACATTTTTTCAGAATTTTGTTTATTTGTGCGTCCGATTAATAGTCAAGAAGAAGCTTTATTTTTAAAGCAAGTTAATCACTTTTTAACTCTTCATTGTCAAATAGCAATTACTACTCCTGCTGTATCGTCTCCAGTCCAACAAAGAGAAATTCTGAAAGGACATCATTACTACTGTACTAAACAGCAACAAAATGACAAAACTCGACGAGTATTAGAAAAATCTTTAGGCAAAGCATGGACGGATCGATATATGACTACGATGCTTTTTGATGCTCCGTAG
- a CDS encoding phycobilisome linker polypeptide: MLGQSVLNGRSSSPANNRVFVYEVTGLKQNEETARNNYSFRTSGSVLIQVPYHRMNEEMLRITRMGGTIVNIRPLGSPASNDADE, encoded by the coding sequence ATGTTGGGTCAATCTGTGCTGAATGGTAGATCTAGTTCACCCGCAAACAACCGTGTTTTTGTTTATGAGGTAACTGGATTAAAACAAAACGAAGAAACCGCTCGTAATAATTATTCTTTCCGCACCAGTGGTAGTGTTTTGATTCAAGTTCCTTACCATCGCATGAATGAAGAAATGCTGCGAATTACTCGAATGGGAGGCACAATTGTCAATATTCGTCCTCTTGGTTCGCCAGCAAGTAATGATGCTGATGAATGA
- a CDS encoding response regulator: MNDKCILLIDDEETIQEVVQVGIEIEVGWQVLIASSGLEGIAVAQTQQPDAILLDVMMPELDGISTLSELKANPKTQSIPVIFLTAKVQAAEKNQLPGLGVAGVITKPFNSMNLASRIASILQWKI; encoded by the coding sequence ATCAACGATAAATGTATTTTACTAATTGATGACGAAGAAACCATTCAAGAAGTGGTGCAAGTGGGAATTGAGATTGAAGTTGGTTGGCAAGTATTGATTGCTTCTTCTGGTTTAGAAGGAATTGCTGTCGCCCAAACTCAACAACCCGATGCCATTTTACTTGATGTTATGATGCCTGAGTTGGATGGTATTTCTACCTTATCTGAGCTAAAAGCGAATCCAAAAACTCAGTCAATTCCAGTGATATTTCTCACGGCTAAAGTTCAAGCTGCTGAAAAAAATCAATTACCAGGGTTGGGAGTAGCAGGTGTAATTACCAAGCCTTTTAATTCGATGAATCTTGCTAGTCGAATTGCTTCTATTTTGCAATGGAAAATCTAA
- a CDS encoding ATP-binding protein: protein MERIGKFQGEKLFLQAIFERSFEAITIIDHQNRLVEVNSSACELFGLTRKELIGKSLVSLFTSPVEQKCQQSASSNTVLKGLFLNQGKTIKKADQKTKQNRLEEQVSSACPLEEVQFRHPNGMIKTVEYSRVEELLPNYNLLVFRDVTNLKRAEEELQRQHQRVKLFSEVTLKIRQSLQLREILQTAVNEVQRILKADRVLIYQVLANGTGKPISEAVLPEYAPILGIEFPEEVFPKDYQELYAAGRVQAIANVHDPQMGLAECLVDFMEEWKVQAKLVVPILQNFKSQHDPLWGLLIAHQCQTTRTWTDFELELMQQLADQIGIALSQAELLENLEELVTERTAKLQEVNSNLQQEINDRLEAEAALRRSEEQLRLIANGLPVLIAYVDKQQCYRFNNEAYQTWFGLSPTKIYGCHLQEVHGEEEYQTIRQYIESALSGQMVTYEKDSIFQDGCVHSLNVTYIPHLNQPDKDQVQGFFALSSDISDRKAIERMKDEFISVVSHELRTPLTSIHSSLKILATGKLGNLSHKGQRMLRIADEQTERLVRLVNNVLDLQSIQSGKIKMKKKACKATELMIEAAQTMQTMAQEHGVKLFAESVAFVVWADRDYIVQTLTNLLSNAIKFSPSHSTVWLSAKLEAQEPKTAIPFVTFEVKDQGQGIPANQLENIFERFQQVDSSDSRKKGGTGLGLAICRHIIEEHGGKIWAESSLGGGSTFYFTLPALTQKGGDDHQR, encoded by the coding sequence ATGGAGCGAATAGGAAAATTTCAAGGAGAGAAATTATTCCTCCAAGCTATATTTGAACGCTCCTTTGAAGCAATTACGATTATCGATCACCAAAATCGTCTGGTAGAAGTAAATTCTTCTGCTTGCGAGCTATTTGGTTTAACCAGAAAAGAATTGATTGGTAAATCACTGGTTAGCTTGTTTACCTCTCCTGTAGAGCAAAAATGTCAACAAAGTGCGTCTTCAAATACTGTACTAAAAGGACTATTCCTTAACCAAGGAAAAACTATTAAAAAAGCCGACCAAAAGACCAAACAAAATCGATTGGAGGAACAAGTTTCTTCTGCTTGCCCTCTTGAAGAAGTTCAGTTTCGCCATCCCAATGGCATGATTAAAACGGTAGAATATAGCCGAGTTGAAGAGTTATTACCCAATTACAACTTATTGGTGTTTCGAGATGTGACCAATCTCAAGCGAGCAGAAGAAGAATTGCAACGACAACATCAACGAGTCAAGCTATTTTCCGAAGTTACCCTTAAAATTCGTCAATCGCTACAACTCAGAGAAATTCTTCAAACTGCTGTCAATGAAGTCCAAAGAATTCTGAAAGCAGACCGAGTTTTAATTTATCAAGTTTTGGCTAATGGTACAGGTAAACCAATTAGCGAAGCCGTTTTACCTGAATATGCGCCTATTTTAGGAATTGAATTTCCTGAAGAAGTATTTCCCAAAGATTATCAAGAACTATACGCAGCAGGAAGAGTACAAGCGATCGCAAATGTTCACGATCCCCAGATGGGTTTGGCTGAATGTTTGGTCGACTTTATGGAGGAATGGAAAGTTCAAGCTAAATTAGTAGTACCCATTTTACAAAACTTTAAATCTCAACACGATCCTCTGTGGGGTTTATTAATTGCTCATCAGTGTCAAACAACCAGAACTTGGACAGATTTTGAGTTGGAATTGATGCAACAGTTGGCAGATCAAATTGGAATTGCTTTATCTCAAGCAGAGTTACTCGAAAACCTAGAAGAATTGGTTACGGAACGTACCGCTAAATTACAGGAAGTCAACAGTAATCTCCAACAAGAAATTAATGACCGTCTCGAAGCAGAAGCAGCCTTAAGACGCAGCGAAGAACAGTTACGTTTGATTGCCAATGGTTTGCCCGTGTTAATTGCGTACGTAGACAAACAACAATGTTATCGCTTTAATAATGAAGCTTATCAAACTTGGTTTGGACTCTCTCCTACCAAAATCTATGGTTGCCATCTTCAAGAAGTTCACGGCGAAGAAGAATACCAAACTATTCGTCAGTATATCGAGTCTGCTCTATCAGGACAAATGGTTACTTATGAAAAGGACAGTATCTTTCAGGATGGCTGTGTTCATTCGCTTAATGTTACCTATATTCCTCATCTAAACCAACCAGACAAAGATCAAGTCCAAGGATTTTTTGCCCTCAGTAGTGATATAAGCGATCGCAAAGCAATTGAACGAATGAAAGATGAGTTTATTTCGGTAGTCAGTCACGAACTTCGGACTCCTCTGACTTCGATTCATAGTTCTCTCAAAATTCTTGCCACAGGAAAATTAGGTAATCTTTCTCATAAAGGACAACGAATGTTGAGAATTGCCGACGAACAAACTGAGCGGTTAGTGCGATTAGTGAATAACGTCCTCGACTTACAAAGTATTCAGTCAGGCAAAATCAAAATGAAGAAAAAAGCCTGTAAAGCTACCGAATTGATGATTGAGGCAGCCCAAACGATGCAAACAATGGCACAAGAACACGGAGTGAAGTTATTTGCAGAATCAGTAGCTTTTGTGGTGTGGGCAGACCGTGATTATATCGTCCAAACTCTCACCAACTTATTAAGTAATGCGATTAAATTTTCTCCCTCTCATAGTACAGTTTGGTTATCGGCAAAACTAGAAGCTCAAGAACCAAAAACCGCCATTCCCTTCGTTACTTTTGAGGTAAAAGATCAAGGACAAGGAATTCCTGCTAATCAACTAGAAAATATCTTCGAGCGTTTTCAGCAAGTAGACTCTTCCGATTCTCGGAAAAAAGGAGGAACTGGTTTAGGATTAGCGATTTGTCGTCACATAATTGAAGAACACGGAGGGAAAATATGGGCAGAAAGTAGTTTAGGAGGTGGCAGTACTTTTTATTTCACCTTGCCTGCATTAACCCAAAAAGGAGGTGATGATCATCAACGATAA
- a CDS encoding HPP family protein, with the protein MKPHQSSLQPLEKNTRALRNRLNWKGELALATAPTLVILSVFALVEVLTRQRLLFASLASSAFLIYLDPQHGTNTVRTLIISQMMAAGIGFVTYILLGSGYLSGGTAMSITIVLMILLDVMHPPAVATSLSFALKAGNENNLVLFGLAVGITAVLVGLERFALWLLVCLSPNNFKS; encoded by the coding sequence ATGAAACCTCATCAGTCCAGCTTACAGCCTTTGGAAAAAAATACTCGCGCACTCCGCAACCGTCTGAATTGGAAGGGTGAATTAGCATTAGCTACTGCTCCAACACTAGTGATTTTGAGTGTTTTTGCTCTTGTCGAAGTACTAACCCGTCAGCGTTTGTTGTTTGCTTCCCTTGCTTCTAGTGCTTTTCTAATTTATCTCGATCCTCAGCACGGTACAAACACGGTGCGAACTTTAATCATTTCCCAAATGATGGCAGCAGGGATTGGTTTTGTAACTTATATACTGCTAGGTTCGGGTTATCTTTCTGGTGGAACCGCCATGAGTATTACAATTGTGCTGATGATTTTGTTAGATGTTATGCATCCTCCAGCCGTTGCCACATCTTTAAGCTTTGCCTTAAAAGCTGGCAATGAAAACAATCTAGTTTTGTTTGGTCTAGCTGTAGGGATTACTGCCGTTTTGGTTGGATTAGAACGTTTTGCCTTGTGGCTTTTGGTTTGCCTTAGCCCGAATAATTTTAAATCTTGA
- a CDS encoding phycobilisome linker polypeptide, giving the protein MAITTAASRLGVSAFNDSKPLELRPNWTQADAQAVIQAVYRQVLGNDYIMASERLTATESLLCNGSITVRDFVRAVAKSELYKEKFFYNNFQTRVIELNLKHLLGRAPYDESEVIYHLDLYQENGFEADIDSYIDSEEYTENFGDNIVPYYRGFNTQTAQKTVGFTRMFQLYRGYANSDRSQIAGTTSRLARELALNSASAVVAPSGGSGGWAYRPSRQGLTPERTFRNSNKEGRIYRIEISAMNLPRYPKVRRVSRALLVPYEELSATLQKINKMGGKVASVTLA; this is encoded by the coding sequence GTGGCAATTACAACTGCAGCATCTCGTCTGGGAGTTTCTGCCTTTAACGACAGCAAACCCTTAGAATTACGTCCTAATTGGACTCAAGCTGATGCTCAAGCCGTGATCCAAGCAGTTTATCGCCAAGTGCTTGGTAATGACTATATTATGGCTTCCGAGCGTCTAACAGCAACAGAATCTTTACTTTGCAATGGCTCAATTACAGTTCGTGACTTTGTGAGGGCTGTAGCTAAATCAGAGTTATACAAAGAAAAATTCTTTTACAATAATTTCCAAACCAGAGTAATTGAGTTAAACCTCAAACATTTACTTGGTCGCGCACCTTATGATGAATCTGAGGTAATTTACCACCTCGATTTGTATCAAGAAAATGGTTTTGAAGCAGATATTGACTCTTATATCGACTCGGAAGAGTATACAGAAAATTTTGGCGATAACATTGTTCCCTATTATCGTGGTTTTAACACTCAGACCGCCCAAAAAACCGTTGGCTTTACTCGAATGTTTCAATTATATCGAGGTTATGCCAATAGCGATCGCTCTCAAATAGCAGGAACTACTTCTCGTTTAGCTAGAGAACTCGCTCTCAATAGTGCTTCTGCGGTAGTTGCTCCTTCAGGTGGTAGTGGAGGTTGGGCATATCGACCTTCTCGTCAAGGACTGACTCCTGAGCGAACCTTCAGAAACTCTAATAAAGAGGGTCGTATTTATCGGATCGAAATCTCAGCAATGAATTTGCCTAGATATCCTAAAGTACGCCGTGTTAGTAGAGCTTTATTAGTTCCTTACGAAGAGCTATCAGCAACTCTACAAAAAATTAACAAAATGGGTGGTAAAGTAGCGAGTGTCACCTTGGCATAG
- a CDS encoding response regulator: MRILLVDDDQTLIDVLSRSLAEQNYAVDAVTDGEQGWLYGSTYNYDLIILDWSLPKLDGISLCQRFRANGYEMPILLLTARHGSQDKIKGLDAGADDYICKPFDLDELTARIRALLRRLNCDFLPVLSWGELQLDPCSCEVTYQGEILSLTAKEYSLLELFLRHSQEVLSIEEIIESLWSSAEYPAEATVRSHLRYLRQKLKLAGLPEDLIETIPGRGYSLKSLPQEELSVELETPEIKRSRHLNALSAAWEKYRSKSHQQLGTLETIVATWQQSDFNDSDRKKALLTAHSLAGNLGLFGFDEASQLARELEQVLSDEINQERIWQIEAILQVLRQELAAEANPSPQIACQIQEHSPFLLIIDPDPKLSEQLTEYANSKGIKTLVLTNPESTRIWLEQQSSEQLPDAVLLKLAFSELESNLHSRWDNLSLIAELSLLEPSIPVIVLADRDRFEDRLQVARHGGYFYLKQPLTPTEIISFCQEVFQRSSQGKKVMIVDDDLELLEVLPSLLHPWGFKLTTLHDPRQFWDVLQAVNPNLLVLDIEMPHLSGIELCKVLRTHPYWRKLPVMFLSIHNNVAMRNQVFASGADDFVDKPVVAKHLANRILNRLA; the protein is encoded by the coding sequence ATGAGAATTTTATTAGTTGATGACGATCAAACTTTAATTGATGTCCTTTCAAGAAGTTTAGCAGAACAAAATTACGCCGTAGATGCAGTTACCGATGGAGAACAAGGTTGGCTCTATGGTTCAACCTATAACTACGATTTAATTATCCTCGATTGGTCTTTGCCTAAGCTCGACGGGATTAGTTTATGTCAGCGTTTTCGTGCCAATGGCTATGAAATGCCGATCTTGTTACTTACCGCTCGTCATGGCAGCCAAGATAAAATTAAAGGACTTGATGCAGGAGCAGATGATTATATCTGTAAGCCTTTTGATCTTGACGAATTAACGGCTCGTATTCGTGCTTTATTGCGTCGTCTCAACTGTGACTTTTTGCCCGTATTGAGTTGGGGAGAATTGCAACTCGATCCCTGTAGCTGTGAAGTTACCTATCAAGGAGAGATCTTATCGCTGACTGCTAAAGAATATAGTTTATTAGAATTATTTTTACGTCATAGTCAAGAAGTTTTAAGCATTGAAGAAATAATTGAAAGTTTATGGTCATCAGCAGAATATCCAGCAGAAGCAACTGTGCGCTCTCATCTTAGATACTTACGACAAAAACTCAAACTAGCTGGTTTACCCGAAGATTTGATTGAAACTATACCTGGAAGAGGATACTCTCTTAAATCTTTACCCCAAGAAGAGCTTTCTGTCGAGCTAGAAACACCAGAAATTAAGCGATCGCGTCATTTAAACGCTTTAAGTGCAGCTTGGGAAAAATATCGCTCCAAAAGTCATCAACAATTAGGAACTCTAGAGACAATTGTAGCAACTTGGCAACAAAGTGATTTTAACGATAGCGATCGCAAAAAGGCTTTATTAACTGCTCATAGTTTAGCTGGTAATTTGGGATTGTTTGGTTTTGATGAAGCTTCTCAGTTAGCTAGAGAATTAGAACAAGTACTGAGTGATGAAATTAATCAAGAACGAATCTGGCAAATAGAAGCCATTCTTCAAGTTTTACGTCAGGAATTGGCAGCAGAAGCGAATCCTTCGCCTCAAATTGCCTGTCAAATTCAAGAACATTCTCCTTTTCTCTTGATTATTGATCCTGACCCTAAATTGAGCGAACAATTAACTGAGTATGCCAACAGCAAAGGCATTAAAACTTTAGTTTTAACTAATCCAGAATCAACTAGAATTTGGCTTGAACAACAGTCATCAGAACAACTTCCCGATGCTGTTTTACTAAAACTAGCCTTTAGCGAATTAGAATCCAATCTTCATTCTCGATGGGATAATTTATCTTTAATTGCTGAATTAAGCTTACTTGAACCTTCTATCCCGGTCATTGTTTTAGCAGACCGCGATCGCTTTGAAGACCGACTTCAAGTTGCTAGACATGGAGGATATTTTTATCTTAAACAACCACTAACCCCCACAGAAATAATTAGTTTTTGCCAAGAAGTTTTTCAACGTTCTTCTCAAGGCAAAAAAGTCATGATCGTCGATGATGATCTAGAATTATTAGAAGTTTTACCCTCTCTATTACATCCTTGGGGATTTAAACTCACTACCTTGCACGATCCTCGACAATTTTGGGACGTACTTCAAGCAGTCAATCCTAATTTACTGGTGCTAGATATCGAAATGCCCCACTTGAGTGGCATTGAACTATGTAAGGTACTGCGAACTCATCCTTATTGGCGCAAATTGCCAGTAATGTTTCTTAGTATTCATAACAATGTAGCTATGCGCAATCAAGTTTTTGCTAGTGGTGCAGACGATTTTGTAGATAAACCAGTAGTAGCTAAACACCTTGCTAATCGTATTCTTAATCGTTTGGCTTAA
- a CDS encoding DUF1622 domain-containing protein codes for MKPEASKDSLINLLLPLALILGLVLLLSLNVEGTQEDQLTTPLETGLKVIVDYLAAAAELAAAIVIGGAVVRGIITYLKLFFSNPRKNFDATEKIRLQLGRVLALGLEFSVASDILRTSIAPNRQDILNLGAIVLLRTLLNYFIEREIQQGEQRRLQESEFDRSLQ; via the coding sequence ATGAAACCAGAGGCATCAAAGGATTCATTAATTAATTTGCTATTGCCTCTAGCACTTATTCTAGGGCTAGTTTTGCTGTTGAGTTTGAATGTAGAAGGCACTCAAGAAGATCAGCTAACTACTCCTCTAGAAACAGGGCTTAAAGTGATTGTTGATTATTTAGCAGCAGCAGCAGAACTTGCAGCAGCAATAGTGATTGGTGGAGCAGTTGTCCGAGGTATTATTACTTATTTGAAATTGTTTTTCTCTAACCCAAGAAAAAATTTTGATGCCACAGAAAAAATTCGTTTACAATTGGGGCGAGTGTTGGCCTTGGGATTAGAATTTAGTGTTGCTAGTGATATTTTGCGGACATCAATAGCACCCAATCGTCAAGATATTTTGAATTTAGGAGCGATCGTTTTGTTACGAACCTTGTTGAATTATTTTATAGAGCGCGAGATTCAACAGGGAGAACAACGCCGTTTACAGGAATCGGAGTTTGATAGAAGTCTTCAATGA